A DNA window from Enterobacter asburiae contains the following coding sequences:
- a CDS encoding non-oxidative hydroxyarylic acid decarboxylases subunit D, translating to MICPRCADEHIEVMATSPVKGVWTVYQCQHCLYTWRDTEPLRRTSREHYPEAFRMTQKDIDEAPQVPTIPPLL from the coding sequence ATGATTTGTCCACGTTGTGCCGATGAGCATATTGAAGTGATGGCGACGTCGCCGGTAAAAGGGGTCTGGACCGTTTACCAGTGCCAGCATTGTTTGTATACCTGGCGCGATACCGAACCGCTGCGCCGTACCAGCCGCGAGCATTACCCGGAAGCGTTCCGTATGACGCAGAAGGATATTGACGAGGCACCACAGGTGCCGACGATCCCGCCGCTGCTGTAA